One region of Exiguobacterium acetylicum genomic DNA includes:
- a CDS encoding M3 family oligoendopeptidase, whose translation MKHTRWQLEKLYTMDDVKAGITTIQAALTKRPANVAEQVERYQQVARDVEEWSDFIYCLYAEDVTRSEVHSLLEEIEIVQAMVRSEAAALDTKIAALSQEEWEELVTGSPYAFFLNERRDIQSRRAPLVQEQLLQDLGVDGFQGWGQLYKQRFMALRVDLDNKQVTIGQGLHEAMFAPDRSARLAAATAVDTACAQEADLFATILNRIAGFRLQSYKMRNWNQPLTELLEQNRISEASLTAMMEALDQHRDLFHAYYARKIAQAERVTGEWHDFETNTYRSARHVPFEMAETIVTTQFKRLNPQLGAFAENVFSEGWVDAENRPGKAEGGFCAAFPIAKESRIFMTYRDSYPDVATLAHEFGHAYHNYLLQDEPYLNQVKGTSIAETASTFMENLVLDAAIKETTEREEVLALLEVKIREGLKYASIVPGMFRFEQRFYAERQQGTVSAERLSELLQEEERLAYGPVLPEPARYKWMYISHLFNPNLAFYNIPYTIGYLLSNSLYQTVQADPSQFSAVFEAVMHDSGQATIDEIVTRHLDADPTSVAFWMEAQQPLVQAIEQYLTLTESSLSVD comes from the coding sequence ATGAAACATACACGATGGCAATTAGAAAAACTCTACACGATGGATGACGTCAAAGCAGGAATTACTACGATACAAGCGGCGTTGACGAAACGTCCGGCAAATGTGGCAGAACAGGTCGAGCGTTATCAGCAAGTCGCGCGCGACGTCGAGGAATGGAGCGACTTCATTTATTGTCTGTACGCTGAAGATGTCACGCGCTCAGAAGTCCATTCATTGCTCGAAGAGATTGAAATCGTACAAGCGATGGTGCGCAGTGAGGCAGCAGCACTCGATACGAAGATCGCTGCACTGTCACAAGAAGAGTGGGAGGAGCTCGTCACGGGTTCACCATACGCCTTTTTCTTGAACGAACGCCGTGACATCCAGTCGCGTCGTGCACCACTGGTTCAGGAACAATTGTTGCAGGATCTCGGTGTGGATGGGTTCCAAGGCTGGGGGCAGCTTTACAAACAGCGTTTCATGGCATTACGCGTCGACTTGGATAATAAGCAGGTCACGATCGGTCAAGGGCTACACGAAGCGATGTTCGCACCTGACCGTTCGGCTCGTTTAGCGGCAGCGACAGCAGTTGACACCGCGTGTGCACAAGAAGCTGACCTGTTTGCGACGATTCTGAACCGGATTGCCGGCTTCAGATTGCAATCCTACAAGATGCGGAACTGGAATCAACCATTGACCGAGTTGCTTGAGCAGAACCGAATCTCGGAAGCGAGCCTAACAGCGATGATGGAAGCACTTGATCAACACCGCGATCTCTTTCACGCCTATTACGCTCGCAAGATTGCCCAGGCAGAGCGGGTGACGGGAGAATGGCATGATTTTGAGACGAACACCTATCGGTCCGCGCGTCACGTTCCGTTTGAGATGGCAGAGACCATCGTCACGACACAATTCAAACGATTGAATCCGCAGCTCGGCGCCTTCGCGGAAAACGTGTTTAGTGAGGGATGGGTCGATGCAGAGAATCGTCCTGGAAAAGCAGAGGGCGGATTCTGCGCTGCCTTTCCGATTGCCAAGGAGAGCCGGATCTTCATGACGTACCGCGACAGTTATCCGGACGTCGCGACGCTCGCTCATGAATTTGGTCATGCCTATCATAATTATTTACTGCAAGACGAACCGTATTTAAATCAAGTCAAAGGAACGAGCATCGCGGAGACGGCTTCGACGTTCATGGAGAATCTCGTCCTCGATGCTGCCATCAAAGAGACGACGGAACGGGAGGAAGTGCTCGCTCTCCTAGAGGTCAAAATCCGAGAAGGGTTAAAATATGCCAGCATCGTTCCCGGCATGTTCCGGTTCGAGCAACGTTTTTATGCGGAACGTCAGCAAGGGACGGTCAGTGCCGAACGGTTAAGTGAACTCCTGCAAGAGGAAGAACGGTTAGCCTATGGTCCAGTATTGCCTGAACCGGCGCGCTATAAATGGATGTACATCAGTCATCTGTTCAATCCGAATCTTGCGTTCTACAACATTCCCTACACGATCGGTTATCTGCTCAGCAATAGTCTGTATCAGACGGTTCAAGCGGATCCGAGTCAATTTTCGGCAGTCTTTGAAGCCGTCATGCATGATTCCGGTCAAGCGACGATTGATGAGATCGTTACACGTCATCTCGATGCTGATCCGACATCTGTCGCGTTTTGGATGGAAGCTCAGCAACCGCTCGTCCAGGCAATTGAGCAGTACCTGACGTTAACGGAATCCTCTCTCTCCGTCGATTGA
- a CDS encoding DUF1189 domain-containing protein has product MEQMMASLGFQFEKVQAWRRQSIWKSIFYVLIAVLVANALVFGLKWVNQSSVSVTDLPTFTVTKQGIRYEKPFSFDLETLDLTVMVGEERKTNASQTLLLADAGWELKRSGVSTDSKEYSSLLRFLGKSELTNRDVATILEDLKWFYPLYIYGAIMIDLVIHLVVISLLALAGLSFRRFVPIRYKEAWTITAYGITAPLVVRTAITLLPITVPMLSVLYWATVGIFAFMTIRKIGDE; this is encoded by the coding sequence ATGGAGCAAATGATGGCTAGTCTAGGGTTTCAATTCGAAAAAGTCCAAGCGTGGAGACGACAATCGATTTGGAAATCCATTTTCTATGTGCTTATCGCGGTATTAGTGGCAAACGCACTCGTATTCGGCCTGAAATGGGTCAACCAATCGAGCGTATCCGTAACAGATTTACCTACATTCACAGTAACAAAACAAGGGATTCGTTACGAAAAGCCGTTCAGCTTTGACTTGGAGACATTGGACCTGACGGTGATGGTAGGGGAGGAACGGAAGACAAACGCTTCGCAAACCCTCTTGCTTGCTGATGCGGGATGGGAGTTGAAGAGGAGTGGGGTTTCGACGGATTCGAAGGAATATAGTAGCTTGCTTCGTTTTCTTGGGAAATCGGAATTGACGAATCGAGATGTAGCGACGATCCTTGAAGATTTGAAGTGGTTCTATCCGCTTTATATATACGGTGCAATCATGATCGATCTCGTGATCCACCTTGTCGTCATCTCACTTCTAGCACTCGCCGGCCTTAGCTTCCGTCGATTCGTTCCAATTCGATACAAAGAAGCATGGACGATAACGGCATATGGCATCACGGCACCATTGGTCGTGAGAACTGCCATCACGTTGCTACCGATCACCGTACCCATGCTATCCGTCTTATACTGGGCGACTGTTGGAATATTTGCCTTCATGACGATACGAAAAATCGGCGATGAGTGA
- the trhA gene encoding PAQR family membrane homeostasis protein TrhA, whose translation MKAYMREPINGLTHLGGAVFAFVGLLALVIKASLERGASLAIVAAIIFGVSMMALYAVSATYHMVLASDRAIAIWRRLDHSMIYLLIAGSYAPFCLVSLNGPTGWVLFSIVMLIAVSGITFKLVWFNSPRWLSTTLYIGMGWIMVFAITPLAQVLSPLGIGLLFLGGIFYTIGGIIYGLKPRILSFKHLGFHEIFHIFVLLGSLAHFLCVYFFVL comes from the coding sequence GTGAAAGCTTATATGAGAGAACCGATTAATGGATTAACGCACCTTGGAGGGGCTGTCTTTGCTTTTGTCGGGTTACTGGCACTTGTCATCAAGGCATCGTTAGAACGGGGGGCATCACTTGCGATTGTTGCAGCGATTATTTTTGGGGTCAGTATGATGGCGCTCTATGCCGTCTCAGCGACCTACCATATGGTGCTTGCGAGTGACCGGGCGATCGCGATCTGGCGTCGGTTGGATCATTCGATGATTTATTTGTTGATTGCCGGGTCTTACGCACCGTTTTGTCTCGTCAGTCTGAACGGTCCGACCGGTTGGGTCTTGTTCAGCATCGTCATGTTGATTGCAGTCTCTGGAATCACCTTTAAATTGGTTTGGTTCAACAGTCCACGTTGGTTATCAACGACGCTATACATCGGAATGGGTTGGATCATGGTATTTGCGATCACACCACTCGCGCAAGTCTTATCACCGCTTGGTATCGGATTATTGTTCCTTGGTGGTATCTTCTATACGATCGGTGGCATCATCTATGGGCTGAAGCCACGTATCTTATCGTTCAAACATCTTGGATTCCATGAAATCTTCCATATTTTCGTACTACTTGGTAGCCTAGCGCATTTCCTATGTGTCTACTTCTTCGTCTTATGA
- a CDS encoding DUF1836 domain-containing protein has protein sequence MTHADDTRHDRQLQLEDIPNIDLYMDQVIQLFERTFEETTRSADETILTKTMINNYAKKKLFFPVTNKKYTKEHLILISLIYQLKSSFSINDIKTILAPLNEGIEQDQLDLEGFYRDYLMLAEQNTARFVTEQEALTASTTDPLEQILAMAHMSNLYRRAAEHLIDTQLKK, from the coding sequence ATGACACATGCTGACGACACGAGACACGATCGTCAATTACAGCTCGAAGATATCCCGAATATCGATCTCTATATGGATCAAGTCATCCAACTGTTCGAGCGGACATTCGAGGAAACGACGCGAAGTGCAGACGAGACGATTTTGACGAAGACGATGATCAACAATTATGCCAAAAAGAAATTATTCTTTCCGGTCACGAATAAAAAGTACACGAAGGAGCACTTGATTCTGATCAGCTTGATATATCAATTGAAAAGTTCGTTTTCGATCAATGATATTAAAACAATTCTCGCGCCCTTGAACGAAGGGATCGAACAGGATCAACTCGACCTTGAAGGATTTTACCGTGACTATCTCATGTTAGCAGAGCAAAATACAGCCCGCTTCGTAACGGAACAAGAGGCTTTGACCGCCTCGACGACCGACCCACTGGAACAGATCTTAGCGATGGCTCATATGAGTAACTTGTACCGACGCGCAGCAGAACACTTGATAGACACCCAACTGAAAAAATAA
- a CDS encoding glycoside hydrolase family 32 protein: MSYRPHYHFAPPFGWMNDPNGLCQLDGVYHLFYQYHPFGVEWDDMHWGHATSTDLIHWENKPIALRPDQDYDRDGVFSGSALVKDGVLHLFYTGNTWLDEKKEALHQVQCLATSMDGKVFKKDDRNPLISEIPRRGSAHVRDPKVWEKDERFYMILGTRDEADGKVILYESDDALHWIERGVIAGETGRHGWMWECPDIFSLDGQDILLLSPQGMEPDDDRYHNLHQCGYFVGTLDLDAPRFNHGAFTELDYGHDFYAAQTFCDERGRRILIGWNAMWESACPEQTEGWANQMTLPRELTLREGHLYMTPIEEVNKLRKTSRILDNRDFFGDAFELSFETDGDFQFECFGENAIFSKTGQILKLYRSHSPLDIRRLEAEGISFRIFVDRSSIEVFINEGEFVFSSRVYGQQSFKHRLSGNIINPILHQY; encoded by the coding sequence ATGAGCTACCGTCCGCACTATCATTTCGCCCCGCCATTCGGTTGGATGAACGATCCGAATGGGCTATGTCAATTGGACGGCGTCTATCATTTGTTCTATCAGTATCATCCGTTCGGTGTCGAATGGGATGACATGCACTGGGGACATGCTACATCGACCGATCTCATCCATTGGGAGAACAAACCGATCGCTTTGCGTCCGGATCAGGACTATGACCGCGACGGTGTCTTCTCCGGGAGTGCGTTGGTGAAAGACGGTGTCCTACATCTCTTCTATACGGGCAACACTTGGCTTGATGAGAAGAAAGAGGCGCTACATCAAGTGCAGTGCCTCGCGACATCCATGGATGGAAAGGTGTTCAAAAAAGATGACAGGAATCCTCTCATCTCCGAAATCCCACGACGTGGAAGTGCGCATGTCCGGGATCCGAAGGTATGGGAGAAGGATGAACGCTTCTATATGATACTCGGCACACGGGATGAAGCTGACGGAAAGGTCATCCTGTATGAGTCCGATGATGCCCTACACTGGATCGAACGCGGCGTCATCGCCGGTGAAACTGGACGTCACGGTTGGATGTGGGAGTGTCCTGACATATTCTCGCTCGACGGTCAAGATATCTTGTTGCTCTCACCGCAAGGCATGGAGCCTGACGATGACCGATATCATAACCTTCATCAATGTGGATATTTCGTAGGGACGCTTGATCTCGATGCACCTCGTTTCAATCATGGCGCATTCACTGAGCTCGACTATGGACATGATTTCTATGCTGCGCAGACATTTTGTGATGAGCGCGGACGACGGATTTTGATTGGATGGAACGCGATGTGGGAGAGCGCATGCCCAGAGCAAACCGAAGGATGGGCGAACCAGATGACGCTTCCTCGTGAGCTGACACTACGGGAAGGACATCTTTACATGACACCAATTGAAGAAGTAAATAAACTACGGAAAACAAGTCGAATATTAGACAATCGAGATTTTTTCGGTGATGCATTTGAACTTTCATTTGAGACAGATGGTGATTTTCAGTTTGAATGTTTCGGAGAGAACGCTATTTTCTCTAAAACAGGACAGATATTGAAGTTGTATCGCTCTCACTCACCTCTAGATATCCGACGTTTAGAGGCTGAGGGGATATCCTTCCGAATCTTTGTAGATCGCTCCTCTATTGAAGTATTCATCAATGAAGGCGAGTTTGTATTCTCAAGCAGAGTGTACGGTCAACAGTCTTTTAAACATCGACTATCAGGTAACATCATCAATCCAATACTACACCAATATTAA
- a CDS encoding glycoside hydrolase family 65 protein: MNYTTGTGELQEWLVAEEGFRTSWLGKGETVFSLGNGYMGLRSVTEEHYANEQRNLFIAGTFNKFAQNEVTELPNAADVLWMEFTLDDVRFDLTQGTILAYNRTLNLKHAELVREVTWQSPDGKVYDLVFRRFVSMANLHVIVQRVSITPRQDSTLAMTSGINGQVTNSGVQHFLEGDKRLYDGRLMQQLQTTTESGIDFAFHSVHRFSQDGQFEPKSIIKMDRRQIFFDYSDIRIPTEKTLTIEKYSTVFTSRDNDVMIETRKELANLALNATREIEARGYESLFDDHVKAWDELVWSHAPITVESESMFDQLAVRFAQYHLAVMTPKHDNRMNVAAKGLSGEGYKGHTFWDTEIFILPYYTYTNPKIARSLLEYRYLSLPGAHHKAKENGYEGAMFPWESAWLDDGEVTPVWGAADIVTGEATKIWSGFIEQHITSDIAFAAWQYYHVTGDQDFMDRFGYELLIDTAKFWASRLEWNEENGRYEINQVVGPDEYKEHVDNNAFTNYTAHWNIQTAIHYVELLRSEKPELYEQLDEKLDLGKAEERFRHVLDLIYLPQVREDGVLPQDDTYLEKEIIDLTKYKNQQNVGSMFYDYNLEQVNEIQVSKQADVMILMYLLEDLFTADVKRANWEYYEPKTLHDSSLSLSTHSVLASDLGDQELAYDLFRRASEIDLGPNMKTSDAGIHAASLGGIWQAVVNGFGGVRMTGGKLRISPMLPKAWSSLNFSINWKNETLDVHASRNQVIITRRTPTLEPLVIEVYGESREIEETFTSEVLSV, from the coding sequence ATGAACTATACGACTGGTACTGGAGAGCTACAGGAATGGCTCGTCGCAGAAGAGGGGTTCCGCACGAGTTGGCTTGGTAAAGGGGAGACAGTTTTCTCACTCGGAAACGGCTATATGGGACTTCGATCAGTGACGGAGGAACACTATGCCAATGAGCAGCGAAATCTTTTTATTGCAGGTACGTTCAATAAATTCGCCCAGAATGAAGTGACAGAACTTCCGAATGCGGCGGATGTATTGTGGATGGAGTTCACGTTGGACGATGTTCGATTCGACCTGACACAAGGGACAATCCTCGCGTACAACCGCACACTGAATTTGAAACATGCTGAACTCGTACGGGAAGTAACATGGCAAAGCCCTGACGGGAAAGTCTATGATCTGGTTTTCCGTCGCTTCGTATCAATGGCAAACTTACATGTCATCGTTCAACGTGTCAGCATCACCCCTAGACAAGACAGCACTTTGGCGATGACATCCGGTATCAACGGACAGGTGACGAACAGTGGCGTCCAACACTTCTTGGAAGGTGATAAGCGTCTCTATGACGGACGACTCATGCAACAGTTACAGACGACGACGGAATCTGGTATCGATTTTGCGTTCCATAGCGTCCATCGTTTCAGTCAAGATGGCCAGTTCGAACCGAAATCCATCATCAAGATGGATCGTCGTCAAATCTTCTTCGATTATTCGGACATCCGTATCCCGACCGAGAAGACCCTGACGATCGAGAAATATTCGACCGTCTTCACTTCTCGTGATAACGATGTAATGATCGAGACGAGAAAAGAACTGGCTAACCTCGCACTGAACGCGACACGTGAGATCGAAGCTAGAGGATACGAGTCTTTGTTTGACGATCATGTCAAGGCATGGGACGAACTGGTCTGGTCGCATGCGCCGATCACGGTCGAGTCCGAATCCATGTTCGATCAGTTGGCCGTCCGCTTCGCACAATATCATCTAGCCGTCATGACGCCGAAACACGATAACCGAATGAACGTCGCGGCAAAAGGTTTGTCGGGTGAAGGCTACAAGGGTCATACGTTCTGGGATACAGAAATTTTCATCCTGCCTTATTACACGTATACGAATCCGAAAATCGCACGTAGCCTACTCGAATATCGTTACCTGTCCTTGCCAGGAGCACACCATAAGGCGAAGGAGAACGGATACGAGGGAGCCATGTTCCCGTGGGAATCGGCATGGCTCGATGACGGCGAAGTGACACCTGTCTGGGGAGCTGCTGACATCGTGACGGGTGAAGCGACCAAGATTTGGTCAGGATTCATCGAACAGCACATCACGTCTGATATCGCATTCGCAGCGTGGCAATATTATCACGTCACGGGCGACCAAGATTTCATGGATCGCTTCGGATACGAATTGCTCATCGATACAGCAAAGTTCTGGGCGAGTCGACTCGAATGGAATGAAGAAAACGGACGGTACGAAATCAATCAGGTCGTCGGTCCGGATGAGTACAAGGAACACGTCGATAACAATGCGTTCACGAACTACACGGCGCATTGGAACATCCAGACGGCGATCCATTATGTAGAATTACTCCGAAGCGAGAAGCCTGAACTGTATGAGCAGTTGGACGAAAAGCTTGATCTAGGGAAGGCTGAGGAGCGTTTCCGCCACGTGCTCGATTTAATCTACTTGCCACAAGTCCGTGAGGATGGCGTCTTGCCACAGGACGATACGTATCTGGAGAAAGAGATCATCGACCTGACGAAGTATAAGAATCAGCAGAATGTCGGTTCGATGTTCTATGACTACAACCTGGAACAAGTGAACGAGATCCAAGTCTCGAAACAAGCTGACGTCATGATTTTGATGTATTTACTCGAGGACCTGTTCACGGCTGACGTCAAGCGTGCCAACTGGGAGTATTATGAGCCAAAGACCTTACACGATTCGTCACTCTCCCTTTCGACGCACAGCGTACTTGCATCGGATCTCGGTGATCAAGAACTTGCGTACGACTTGTTCCGCCGCGCATCGGAGATCGACCTCGGACCGAACATGAAGACGTCGGACGCCGGGATCCACGCGGCATCGCTTGGTGGCATCTGGCAAGCAGTCGTCAATGGTTTCGGTGGTGTCCGAATGACAGGTGGCAAGTTGCGTATCTCACCGATGTTACCGAAGGCATGGAGTAGTCTCAACTTTTCGATAAACTGGAAAAATGAGACGCTCGACGTCCATGCATCCCGAAATCAAGTCATCATCACGCGACGGACACCTACGCTCGAGCCACTCGTCATCGAGGTCTACGGAGAATCCCGTGAAATCGAAGAGACGTTCACGAGTGAAGTATTGTCCGTATGA
- a CDS encoding DUF4003 family protein — translation MEIATTFLRQLDHIGPEFRTYQDGILIELAFDRTIGTEQVSASVLLETADDLKIRLRTQTTQALLLASKIHAFDAHTPSRIAEMMSIHGYFKSHRLSHPLNAYSTALFISRLTPQDAVLDRTVQLFTRLKKQHRFIVSPLLISFVYFHATTRGELDELASRIEMVYQRLKRRFGRAQQTYVVALIFALLPEDDWDRYIAQVEASRKIHRKHHVPLSFHGMLALLGDPSVHASSLEQMAEALRSDLHFKYRKDLVYLTAIRLYLSQQTILQQLFPSSILPPDGADAIPFLLFPVDLTDTSHATDGGIDGGFDGGGDGGGGGE, via the coding sequence ATGGAGATCGCGACGACTTTCTTGCGACAGCTGGATCACATCGGACCAGAATTCAGAACCTATCAGGATGGCATTCTCATCGAACTGGCATTCGACCGGACGATCGGAACGGAGCAGGTTTCCGCAAGTGTGTTGCTTGAGACAGCAGACGATTTGAAAATACGCTTGCGTACACAAACCACCCAGGCATTATTGCTTGCTTCGAAGATTCATGCCTTTGACGCCCACACACCGAGTCGGATTGCTGAGATGATGTCGATTCATGGCTATTTTAAATCGCATCGCTTGTCGCATCCCTTGAATGCCTACTCTACTGCCCTGTTCATCAGCCGTCTAACTCCACAGGACGCGGTACTTGACCGAACGGTACAATTATTTACACGCCTCAAAAAACAACATCGGTTCATCGTGTCACCGCTATTGATCTCTTTCGTCTACTTTCACGCTACGACACGCGGTGAGTTAGACGAACTCGCCTCGCGTATCGAGATGGTTTATCAACGACTCAAACGACGATTCGGACGCGCTCAACAGACGTATGTCGTCGCCTTGATATTCGCTTTATTGCCTGAAGACGATTGGGATCGCTATATCGCACAAGTGGAGGCATCCCGTAAGATACATCGTAAACACCATGTTCCGCTGTCATTCCACGGCATGCTTGCGTTACTCGGTGATCCAAGCGTTCACGCTTCGTCACTCGAACAAATGGCAGAGGCGTTACGCTCTGATTTACATTTTAAATACCGGAAGGACTTAGTCTATTTGACAGCAATCCGATTGTATTTAAGTCAACAAACGATCCTGCAACAGCTCTTCCCATCTTCGATTCTCCCGCCGGATGGTGCCGACGCGATTCCGTTCTTACTCTTCCCTGTTGATTTGACCGACACGTCTCATGCGACAGACGGCGGGATCGACGGAGGATTTGATGGTGGTGGTGACGGCGGTGGGGGTGGCGAGTAA
- a CDS encoding LacI family DNA-binding transcriptional regulator, whose product MATLKDVSKASGFSVTTVSRALNGYDDVNKETRDKIMSVAKELGYSPNILARSLVKKQSKTIGFLVTDLKRESVKDNFMFETLCGVSDELSDLDYEFVLLSTTTSKQKNKTYGQMCAERQLDGVVIQGLKRDDPYLLEAIESTVPCVLVDIPVEGVNTGYVTSNQLDSAKQAVRYLIRLGHRHIAFMNGATHAYVSMVRHDAYRQVLQESEIDFREDYVLNGDFEELASKEVALPFLLNHPEVTAIFCASDVMALGVIQATRELGLNVPEDLSIIGFDNILLSQYVSPPLTTVGQQPYEMGRKAASMIVQIVEGQEAPHEAFVNNQLILRESVAKNRR is encoded by the coding sequence ATGGCAACATTAAAAGACGTCTCCAAGGCATCTGGCTTCTCTGTTACGACCGTATCCCGTGCGCTGAACGGATATGACGACGTGAATAAGGAGACGCGAGACAAGATCATGAGTGTGGCAAAGGAGCTCGGATACAGCCCGAACATCCTCGCCCGTAGCCTAGTCAAAAAACAGTCCAAAACCATCGGATTTCTCGTCACCGACTTGAAACGAGAGAGTGTCAAAGATAATTTCATGTTCGAGACGCTTTGTGGCGTATCGGACGAACTATCCGACCTCGATTATGAATTTGTCCTCCTGTCGACGACGACTTCAAAACAAAAGAACAAGACCTACGGACAGATGTGCGCCGAACGTCAACTCGATGGTGTCGTGATTCAAGGTTTGAAACGGGACGACCCGTACTTACTCGAGGCGATCGAAAGCACGGTTCCTTGCGTCCTCGTCGACATTCCGGTCGAGGGCGTGAACACGGGTTATGTGACCTCGAACCAATTAGATAGCGCGAAACAAGCCGTCCGTTACTTGATTCGGCTTGGGCATCGTCATATCGCTTTCATGAATGGAGCCACTCACGCTTACGTCTCCATGGTGCGGCATGATGCCTATCGTCAAGTCTTACAAGAGAGCGAGATTGATTTCCGAGAGGACTACGTGCTAAATGGAGACTTCGAAGAACTCGCATCAAAGGAGGTCGCGCTTCCCTTCTTGTTGAACCATCCTGAAGTGACTGCGATTTTTTGCGCTTCCGATGTCATGGCGTTAGGTGTAATACAAGCCACGCGGGAACTAGGGCTCAACGTCCCCGAAGACTTATCGATCATCGGTTTCGATAACATCTTGTTGTCTCAATACGTCTCCCCCCCACTCACGACGGTCGGACAACAACCCTACGAGATGGGACGTAAAGCTGCGTCGATGATCGTCCAGATCGTCGAAGGACAGGAAGCACCGCATGAAGCATTCGTAAACAATCAGCTGATCCTACGGGAGTCAGTCGCAAAAAATCGGCGATGA
- the rpiA gene encoding ribose-5-phosphate isomerase RpiA, producing MYEQEKRLVAEAALTYVKDGMIVGLGTGSTTERFIEALGPLVQAGLQIQGVATSLATVRLAEQLHIPLIDLEEGMEIDVTIDGIDQIDGRFQTIKGGGGALFREKIVALMSRELLYLTDSSKFVHHLSGPLPVELDPFALPYVRQRLRDKHVTATLRLKDDRPFVTDGGHVILDVDLSAISDVRVFAKEVKSWSGVLETGYFERQPDHVLTVEEGKVKRIAHPRLRDGGGLV from the coding sequence ATGTATGAACAGGAGAAACGATTAGTCGCTGAGGCAGCACTAACTTACGTGAAAGATGGGATGATAGTGGGTCTTGGGACGGGTTCGACGACGGAACGGTTCATCGAGGCGCTTGGTCCACTTGTGCAGGCGGGACTACAGATTCAAGGCGTGGCGACGTCACTTGCGACGGTCCGACTCGCGGAACAGTTACACATTCCGTTGATCGACTTGGAAGAGGGAATGGAAATCGATGTGACGATCGATGGGATCGATCAGATTGACGGACGATTTCAAACGATCAAAGGTGGTGGCGGTGCACTATTTCGCGAGAAAATTGTCGCACTGATGAGTCGAGAATTGCTCTATCTGACCGATTCCTCGAAGTTCGTCCATCATTTAAGCGGACCGTTACCGGTTGAACTGGATCCGTTTGCCTTACCGTATGTACGACAACGGTTGCGTGATAAGCATGTCACCGCAACGTTGCGGCTGAAAGACGATCGTCCCTTCGTTACAGATGGAGGTCACGTGATTCTTGACGTGGACTTATCAGCCATCTCGGACGTCCGAGTATTCGCAAAAGAAGTGAAGAGTTGGTCGGGTGTACTCGAGACCGGTTACTTCGAGCGGCAGCCCGATCATGTCCTGACGGTCGAAGAGGGAAAGGTCAAACGCATCGCGCATCCACGACTGCGTGACGGTGGTGGATTGGTTTAA